The sequence GGTTGCCCACCGAGCCGCCGAAGATGGAGAGCAGCCGCTGCCGCGTCGCGGACATCGGGCGGGCTCAGGCCTTCAGCGTGCGGCCGAACAGGTCCTCGATGCGGGTCCAATGCGTCTCCGCGACCTCCGCGTTGAACTGCGGCGTGCCCGGCACCGCGTAGCCGTGCTGTGCGCCGGGGTAGAGCTCCGAGCGGTACTTCACGCCCGCGTCCTTCAGCGCCGCCTCCAGCGTGCGGATGGCGTCCGCGGGCATGGCGTTGTCCTGGTCCGCGTGGCCGAAGTACAGCTCCGCCTTCACCTGGTTCAGCAGGCGGTGGGGGCTCTCCGGCGAGTCCGTGGCCAGCCGTCCGCCGTGGGACGACGCCACCGCGGCGATGCGGTCCGGGAAGTCCGCGCCCATGCGCACCGCGAGCCCGCCGCTGAAGCAGTAGCCGGCCACGCCCGCCTTCGGGCCCTTCACGAAGGGCTGGCGGAAGAGGAAGTCCAACTCCGCTCCCGCGTCCGCCTTCAGGCGGTCCGGCGTCAGCGTGCCGATGAGCGCGTAGATGCGCTTGCGGAAGGCCTCGTCATGGAACGTGCCCTTGAGCTCCAGCTTCGACGCGGGCGCCTCCCGGTAGAACACGTTGGGCAGCAGCACGACGAAGCCGGACTTCGACAGGCGCCGGGCCATCTGCTCGAAGACGGGCCGGACGCCAAAGGCATCCGTCAGCATGATGACCGCGGGCCACGGCCCCGAGCCTTCCGGCTGGAACAGCTTCGCGTCCATCACTCCATCCGCGGTCTTGATGTCGACGTCCTGCATGGCGTGGGTCTCCTCCAGGGCGGGCAGGGCTGCGCGCCCGCGCTGGAAGAGACACCACACGTGCTGGCGATGCGCCATCCGTTTCGCGCCGGGCCCCCACCACCCCTCGCGAAACGGACACTTGCTTCCCTGGCGGGCCGCGCGACTACTTGACGCAGTTGCCCCAGCCGCGCTTGCTGTTGGAGACGGTCATCTCCCAGTAGCGGGTGCCGCTGTTGTAGTCGATGGACACGCCGTCGGTGTAGTTGCTGGTGCTGAAGTTGCCACCGATGCCGGACAGCATGCAGGCGACGCCACCCGGATCGTAGGCCAGGTTGTGCGTGAAGCTGCCCGGGTTGCCCGCGATCCACAGCCAGCCGCCCTGGTCCGAGGCGACGTCCACGCAGACGGCGCGAGCGCCGCCCGCCGCGCCCAGGTTGCCGCCCAGGTACCAGTTGTACCCGTCGTTCCAGACGCGGGCGTAGTCGGAGTTGGCCGTGTAGCCGCCCGCGGCCTCCACCTGCGTGAGGAAGCAGCGGCGCGCGGAGGTGACCGCGCCCAGCAGCTTCGCCGCCTGGCCGTCGTACCAGGAGACCTCCGGGGTCCGGTTGGTGGCGGTGTTGATGCACTGCACGCCCGAGCTCAGCGCCTTGCCGTTGCTCTGGTTGACGAAGATCATCCAGTTGCCCGCGTAATCGAACACGCCCACGCCGGCCCAGCTGGTGCCCTTCAGGTTGCCCTGGACGCCGGTCAGGAAGCAGGTGCGGTTCGTGGACGTCCCGATGGACGTGGAGGTCAGGCCGTTGGCGGCGGTGCCCCACCAGTACGTCCCGCCCAGGGCCACACCCTGCTCGCTCGCCGCGAGGGACGCGTCCGCCGGGGCGGCGGTCTCGGTGACAGCTTCGGCCGGCGCGGTCTCGTTCGCCAGGGACTGGTCCATCATCGGGTCGCCACCGCAGCCCACCGCGAAGAGGGACAGGGGGGCCGCCAGGAACAGCTTCCGCGCGAAGTGATGGGTAGACATGACGTTTCTCCGTTCTGCGTTCGGGAAATGCCAGCGATGCGTCCTGCTGGCCGGGGTTCGTCCCGGCCGGGTCGCCAGCGGGGAACGTGACGGTGCATGAGCAACCGGGATGCCAACGCCTCGCTCCAGGGGGCGCGCTGCCGAGGGCCGCGAGGAACGGCAAGCCTTGCGTGTCCCCGGTGCCTGGGGCCCGGCAAGGCTTGCACGGACGGCAAGAGTTGCACGGGGGAGCCCTCCTGGCAGGATCCGCGCAGTCTCCGGAAGCGGGAGGACAAGGTGGGCATGCATCGCGAAGGCGCGGCCGTGGTCCGGACCCTGGTGGTGCTGGGCCTGATGTGGGGCGCGGGCGCGCGGGCGGAGGTGACGCGCGCGGAGTTCCTGGTGCCTTCGGAAGAAGGCATCGAGGTGTCCGTCCGCGAGGTGAAGGACTCCGGCATGCAGATGGCGAACCTGCCGCCCCTCATCCTCCTGCACGGCGCGCGGGTGCCGGGGCGCGCCTCGTTCGACCTGCCGGTGGAGGGCGGCTCCCTCGCGGCGGAGCTCGCTCGGGCGGGGCACGCCGTGTACCTCATGGACGCGCGCGGCTATGGCGGCTCCACGCGGCCCCTGGCCATGAGCACGCCCGCGAAGGGCCCGCCCCTGGTGGGCTCGCACGAGGTCGTCCAGGACGTGCACGCGGTGGTGGCCTGGGTGAAGGCGCGCACGGGGCAGCGCCGCGTGGGGCTGGTGGGGTGGGCCACCGG is a genomic window of Corallococcus macrosporus containing:
- a CDS encoding dienelactone hydrolase family protein gives rise to the protein MQDVDIKTADGVMDAKLFQPEGSGPWPAVIMLTDAFGVRPVFEQMARRLSKSGFVVLLPNVFYREAPASKLELKGTFHDEAFRKRIYALIGTLTPDRLKADAGAELDFLFRQPFVKGPKAGVAGYCFSGGLAVRMGADFPDRIAAVASSHGGRLATDSPESPHRLLNQVKAELYFGHADQDNAMPADAIRTLEAALKDAGVKYRSELYPGAQHGYAVPGTPQFNAEVAETHWTRIEDLFGRTLKA